One segment of Ureibacillus thermophilus DNA contains the following:
- a CDS encoding YneF family protein: MSTWLAILLIIVALVAGVAIGFYLARQSMMKYLKENPPINEQMIRVMMAQMGRKPSEKQVRQMMAQLNKIQEKQK; this comes from the coding sequence TTGAGTACTTGGCTAGCAATATTATTAATTATTGTGGCACTAGTTGCTGGCGTGGCAATAGGATTTTACCTAGCTCGTCAATCCATGATGAAATATTTGAAAGAAAATCCGCCAATCAATGAACAAATGATTCGTGTAATGATGGCACAAATGGGCCGAAAACCATCTGAAAAACAAGTTCGTCAAATGATGGCCCAATTAAATAAAATTCAAGAAAAACAAAAATAA
- a CDS encoding polyhydroxyalkanoate biosynthesis repressor PhaR has protein sequence MVQSSFDVFTLWKEIYNKTENIWNNTLQETLEKKIFAESLGQIQSQYVQYQELVNKLTESYLKQANLPTRDEIANVASLIINVDSKIDQLEDEFDAQRDRIIKEIENLRKSVSSLEKKLDKVIELLNQTLEAAEESKTSIAAAGNKTVSK, from the coding sequence TTGGTCCAATCATCCTTTGACGTTTTTACCCTTTGGAAAGAAATTTATAACAAAACTGAAAACATTTGGAACAATACACTGCAAGAAACCCTTGAGAAAAAAATTTTTGCTGAAAGTTTAGGACAAATTCAAAGCCAATATGTGCAATATCAAGAATTGGTCAACAAATTGACAGAGAGCTACTTAAAGCAAGCGAATCTTCCTACCCGCGATGAAATTGCCAATGTCGCCTCTTTAATCATCAATGTAGACTCTAAAATTGATCAGCTGGAAGACGAGTTTGATGCCCAGCGCGATCGGATTATAAAGGAAATTGAAAACTTAAGAAAATCTGTTTCTTCTTTAGAAAAGAAATTGGACAAAGTGATTGAATTACTAAACCAAACATTGGAAGCGGCTGAAGAATCAAAGACTTCCATAGCGGCTGCAGGGAATAAAACAGTTTCAAAATAA
- the phaQ gene encoding poly-beta-hydroxybutyrate-responsive repressor has translation MVSKEEKKKPTSPSIGAPKNFLIPLMLLHLREFHTHGYELMEKLTKFGIESLDHGNFYRLLRQLEKENLVTSVWDTSSGGPAKRIYSITEAGEKYLDMWAHSLSEYQKLLNQFFNLYNPFFSANTTNSKQKDEAAPKSASTRTNSASSKAKSQAATSKSKSTRKTKQSKSKE, from the coding sequence TTGGTATCAAAAGAGGAAAAAAAGAAGCCGACAAGTCCAAGCATCGGTGCTCCGAAAAATTTTTTAATTCCCCTCATGCTGCTGCATCTAAGGGAATTTCATACTCATGGATATGAACTAATGGAAAAACTGACGAAATTCGGTATTGAATCTTTAGATCACGGAAATTTTTATCGCCTTCTCAGACAATTGGAAAAAGAAAATTTAGTGACTTCTGTTTGGGATACAAGTTCTGGTGGCCCTGCAAAACGCATTTACTCCATCACAGAAGCTGGAGAAAAATATTTGGATATGTGGGCCCATTCATTAAGTGAATATCAAAAACTGTTAAATCAATTTTTCAATTTATATAATCCATTCTTTTCAGCAAATACGACCAATTCGAAGCAAAAAGACGAAGCAGCTCCTAAATCAGCATCTACACGAACAAACTCAGCCTCATCTAAAGCAAAATCTCAAGCAGCCACATCAAAGTCTAAATCCACTCGCAAAACAAAACAATCAAAGTCAAAAGAATAA
- the fabG gene encoding 3-oxoacyl-[acyl-carrier-protein] reductase: MTTTVFEVGKVNALKPLEGKVAIVTGASRGIGAEIAKVLARNGATVVGTYHNSPKHIQDVAKTIEEEGGKFHALHVDVSVYEDAERLALEVIENFGKIDILINNAGITKDRTFRKMTKEEWDTVINVNLNGVFNTTKAVIEHMLAQNYGRIVSISSIVGQAGAFGQTNYAATKAGILGFTKSLALETASKGITVNAVCPGYIGTEMVAAMPEEVLNNIVSKVPMKRLGEPGEVAQAVLYLIQADYVTGQVIAVNGGLYM, translated from the coding sequence ATGACAACTACAGTATTTGAAGTGGGAAAAGTAAATGCGTTAAAACCATTGGAAGGAAAGGTGGCCATTGTGACGGGGGCATCCCGAGGCATCGGGGCGGAAATTGCAAAAGTGTTGGCGAGAAATGGTGCAACCGTTGTTGGCACTTATCATAATAGTCCAAAGCATATACAAGATGTGGCCAAAACCATTGAGGAAGAAGGAGGAAAATTCCATGCGCTCCATGTGGATGTATCGGTTTACGAAGATGCAGAGAGATTGGCATTAGAAGTGATTGAAAACTTCGGCAAAATTGATATTTTAATCAACAATGCAGGCATTACAAAAGACCGCACCTTTAGAAAAATGACAAAAGAAGAATGGGATACAGTTATTAACGTTAATTTAAATGGTGTGTTTAACACAACAAAAGCAGTGATTGAACATATGTTGGCACAAAATTATGGGCGTATTGTAAGCATTAGTTCCATTGTTGGCCAAGCGGGCGCTTTTGGTCAAACCAATTATGCGGCAACGAAAGCAGGCATTTTAGGATTTACAAAGTCTCTCGCATTGGAAACAGCATCGAAAGGAATTACCGTAAATGCTGTGTGCCCAGGTTACATTGGCACAGAAATGGTAGCTGCGATGCCGGAAGAAGTATTGAATAATATTGTTTCGAAAGTTCCAATGAAACGATTAGGGGAACCGGGCGAAGTAGCTCAAGCTGTATTGTATTTGATTCAGGCAGACTATGTAACAGGTCAAGTCATTGCGGTAAACGGCGGCCTCTATATGTAA
- the phaC gene encoding class III poly(R)-hydroxyalkanoic acid synthase subunit PhaC yields MVTLDATPIKDWIESLPKNDTIEKLKRLNEVLFTDPDPQVGQTPKEVIWTKNKAKLYRYRPYKEKTNKVPILMIYALINKPYILDLYPGNSFIEYLTDRGHDVYLLDWGTAGFEDRHMKLEDYIVDYIPRAARKVLKHSGAKEITMFGYCMGGTMTAIFTALYQKKLPIRNLILLTSPIDFQDAGLYTNWLDKRYFKLDHIVETFGNVPFEFIDFGNKLLNPLSNTVGVYVNIASNVDNEEKILNWKLMQKWLNDGVPFPGEAYRQWIRDFYQENKLINDELEIRGERVLLSNITANLLNIVATRDNIVLPQQIKPLNEKVSSKNKTLHIVSAGHVSVITGKRAVAEQYPYIEQWISDNSK; encoded by the coding sequence GTGGTTACTCTTGATGCAACACCAATTAAAGATTGGATTGAAAGTTTGCCAAAAAACGATACCATTGAAAAGCTGAAACGCTTAAACGAAGTATTATTTACGGATCCGGATCCGCAAGTGGGCCAAACGCCAAAAGAAGTAATTTGGACGAAAAATAAAGCCAAACTTTACCGTTATCGACCGTATAAAGAAAAAACGAATAAAGTGCCTATTTTAATGATTTATGCACTGATTAATAAACCTTATATTTTAGATTTATATCCTGGAAATAGTTTCATCGAATATTTAACAGACCGCGGACATGATGTGTATCTCTTGGATTGGGGGACGGCAGGTTTTGAAGACCGCCATATGAAATTGGAAGATTATATTGTTGATTATATTCCACGGGCAGCAAGAAAAGTGCTGAAACATTCCGGCGCTAAAGAAATCACGATGTTTGGATACTGCATGGGCGGAACGATGACGGCTATCTTTACAGCCCTTTATCAAAAAAAGCTGCCAATCCGAAATCTAATTTTGCTGACAAGTCCAATCGATTTCCAAGATGCCGGCCTTTATACTAATTGGCTGGATAAACGTTACTTCAAATTAGATCATATTGTTGAGACATTCGGAAATGTGCCTTTTGAATTCATTGATTTTGGCAATAAATTATTAAATCCACTTTCAAATACTGTAGGTGTCTATGTCAATATCGCATCAAATGTTGACAATGAAGAAAAAATTCTTAATTGGAAGCTGATGCAAAAGTGGTTGAACGATGGTGTGCCTTTCCCTGGTGAGGCATATCGCCAATGGATACGTGATTTTTACCAAGAAAATAAATTGATAAACGATGAATTAGAAATCCGCGGCGAGCGTGTATTGTTGTCAAACATTACGGCAAATTTATTAAATATTGTGGCAACCCGCGACAATATTGTATTGCCGCAGCAAATAAAACCATTAAATGAGAAAGTCTCCAGCAAAAACAAAACCTTGCACATAGTGAGTGCCGGACATGTTTCAGTCATCACCGGCAAGCGAGCAGTGGCTGAACAATATCCTTATATAGAACAATGGATTTCTGATAATTCTAAATAA